Proteins found in one Candidatus Nitrosopelagicus brevis genomic segment:
- a CDS encoding TlpA family protein disulfide reductase: protein MVAIGEKAPNLKLGKWVQGMETNFDKEGDNVKLVEVFQVNCPGCFMHSIPEIINIYQKFKGDGLTVMGVATAFEDYDKNTLENLEMLLTTGEVVGDTKQALSQYGQLKDGKLPYKIPYPVAMDSLVKEGGEPTKEKMTAFIKNQLPDFDSQPEDYKQQIFERVKGYFKSKEYSAETFEMYSLQGTPSTILVDRKGVLRDVSFGQTVNLESMIQKLLSE, encoded by the coding sequence ATGGTAGCAATTGGAGAAAAAGCACCGAATCTCAAATTAGGAAAATGGGTTCAAGGAATGGAGACAAACTTTGACAAAGAAGGTGATAATGTAAAACTGGTCGAGGTGTTTCAGGTTAACTGTCCAGGTTGTTTTATGCATTCAATTCCAGAAATTATCAATATTTATCAAAAATTCAAAGGAGACGGATTGACGGTGATGGGAGTAGCTACTGCATTTGAGGATTATGACAAAAATACATTGGAGAATTTAGAAATGCTTTTGACAACAGGAGAAGTTGTCGGCGATACAAAACAAGCATTATCACAATATGGTCAACTCAAAGATGGGAAATTACCATACAAAATTCCATATCCAGTAGCAATGGATTCCCTAGTAAAAGAAGGAGGAGAACCAACAAAAGAAAAAATGACTGCATTTATCAAGAATCAGCTTCCAGATTTTGATTCACAACCAGAAGACTACAAACAACAAATTTTTGAGCGTGTTAAAGGATATTTCAAATCAAAAGAATATTCTGCGGAGACATTTGAAATGTACTCACTGCAAGGTACGCCTTCAACTATCTTAGTAGATAGAAAGGGAGTTTTACGAGACGTGTCATTTGGTCAAACTGTAAATCTTGAATCAATGATACAGAAATTATTAAGCGAATAA
- a CDS encoding metallophosphoesterase family protein — MKFSHISDTHLGLVQYGLEEREQDIYNSFNQAIDISINDKVDFVIFAGDVFHTPTPSGTAILQMANALKRLKQNGIESFFVLGEHDISRVRTTPIPYVYHNLEFSKYIGREEPVYYKNVMIIGLDKIRKNEMEGLEEKFSKLESLASKHDGHKILVLHQGITEVNKFAGEINSTDLPKNFTYYAMGHLHDKFLKQYEHLKGPLVYPGSTDMTSNQGDVEKGFFEVDISETDAKPEWKKLDTRLQIIEKIEFEKIDSGIQELNEKISKLEKKPIIKIKIKGDNLERDVIERKFTELASKSLHFSWELSKEEDESSVFLNRPAQIDQELFKLAVNALKSEKLAHIAINELLPLLSTRQVDSATQVVIENFSNFSEKENDS, encoded by the coding sequence ATGAAATTTTCTCATATTTCAGATACACATCTTGGATTAGTCCAATATGGATTAGAAGAAAGGGAACAAGACATCTATAATTCATTTAATCAAGCAATTGATATTTCAATAAATGATAAAGTTGATTTTGTGATTTTTGCAGGAGATGTTTTTCATACACCAACGCCAAGCGGTACTGCAATTTTGCAAATGGCAAATGCACTAAAGAGATTAAAACAAAATGGAATTGAATCATTTTTTGTCTTAGGTGAGCATGATATTAGCAGAGTTCGCACTACTCCAATTCCATATGTCTATCATAATTTAGAATTTTCAAAATATATTGGGAGAGAGGAACCAGTATATTACAAAAATGTGATGATCATAGGCCTTGATAAGATTAGGAAGAATGAGATGGAGGGGTTAGAAGAAAAATTTTCAAAATTAGAATCACTAGCAAGTAAACATGATGGACATAAAATTTTAGTTTTACACCAGGGTATTACTGAAGTAAACAAATTTGCTGGAGAAATAAATTCTACTGATCTTCCAAAAAATTTCACATATTATGCAATGGGTCACCTACACGATAAATTTCTAAAACAGTATGAGCATCTGAAAGGACCTCTTGTGTATCCAGGGTCTACAGACATGACATCAAATCAAGGAGATGTAGAAAAAGGATTTTTTGAAGTTGATATTTCAGAAACTGATGCAAAACCTGAATGGAAAAAACTTGATACAAGATTACAAATTATAGAAAAAATAGAATTTGAAAAAATAGATTCAGGAATTCAAGAATTAAATGAAAAAATTTCAAAATTAGAAAAAAAACCAATAATAAAAATAAAGATCAAAGGGGACAATTTAGAACGAGATGTTATAGAAAGAAAATTTACAGAATTAGCCTCAAAATCATTACATTTTTCATGGGAACTATCTAAAGAGGAGGATGAATCATCCGTATTTTTAAACAGACCAGCACAAATTGATCAAGAATTATTCAAACTTGCAGTAAATGCTTTGAAATCAGAAAAATTAGCCCATATTGCAATAAATGAATTATTACCATTATTATCAACAAGACAAGTAGATAGTGCAACACAAGTGGTTATAGAAAATTTTAGTAATTTTTCGGAGAAAGAAAATGATTCATAG
- a CDS encoding pyridoxamine 5'-phosphate oxidase family protein, translating into MIEFDDELKKLVNFQKLGYVATVSSDGTPNLSPKGTIAILDDSRLVFANIRSPKTIENLTNNPSIEINVIDPFSRMGYRFKGLAKILSDGEDFASILDYFKQKGIKSTISHIVVIDVKSFSEITSPSYDLGLKRDDLVKKWKQYYD; encoded by the coding sequence ATGATTGAATTTGATGATGAACTAAAAAAATTAGTAAATTTTCAAAAATTAGGGTACGTTGCAACTGTTTCTTCCGATGGGACTCCAAACCTTTCCCCAAAAGGAACAATTGCAATTCTTGATGATTCAAGATTAGTATTTGCAAATATTCGTTCTCCTAAAACAATTGAAAACCTCACCAATAATCCGTCAATTGAAATCAATGTAATTGATCCTTTCTCAAGAATGGGTTATAGATTCAAGGGATTGGCCAAAATTCTTTCTGACGGTGAAGATTTTGCAAGCATTCTTGATTACTTTAAACAAAAAGGCATCAAAAGTACTATTTCACACATAGTTGTGATAGATGTAAAATCTTTTTCTGAAATAACATCTCCGTCATATGATCTAGGTCTTAAAAGAGATGATTTAGTAAAAAAATGGAAACAGTACTACGACTAA
- a CDS encoding AAA family ATPase, translating into MIHSIELIDFLAHHNTKLDFSNDATVFVGQNGAGKSSIIDAITFSLFGAHTRKNNKSLIRRGANKSLVKVDFSANGKNYRTVRQIDAKGTLTAQFLEKNGEDFIPIAEGERKQFGESMTEEVEKVLGINFEKLKIASIVQQGELNSIIKAKPKEFKELLNTIIGIDRLDVAVESMKEVLKEFRKDIQTKHGFDDTQIELLENRMNEFQNEITNSKPMMKKLEEEKQVRETKIIQIEQEVEKDSVKEIQLRELEDQKEELVSYAKETIKKIQRDVMEEERKVNECKGCFSIVSKRGEIESRLFKLEEELQTITKELVESEKKKIRFEEQGEFANRLELKDGKCPVCDSKVDHLNPLFQKEHLEEEIKTLDRKISQTKEKQVELEDSIEKVNDELREAENADIKLKTHNISTETELEQIAATIKEKVKKIKDIPITINSGQLLEASSIDAHAKMKYEKILQIEKTTSGFNQDEFLLKKKDLIQNRDRLRQIDQEFGATSNRIENAEQQLERNRIILDELHNVRKYVIELENIQKNVYSIDGPVAKSLRSWALDIISEKASEYLERLNTKIQRISLSQKTRDVNITCYARSTMLELESLSGGEQVSIALSLRLGMAHLLGASNLNFMILDEPTTHLDSERRKALVGVLSQLASIRGEEASMQFIIISHDAEIFEDSSVENIYNFESAINGTLVNPL; encoded by the coding sequence ATGATTCATAGTATAGAACTAATAGATTTCTTAGCACATCATAACACAAAGTTAGACTTTAGTAACGATGCAACAGTATTCGTTGGACAAAATGGAGCAGGAAAATCAAGCATAATTGATGCAATAACATTTTCACTATTTGGAGCACACACGAGAAAAAACAACAAGAGTTTGATAAGAAGAGGGGCAAACAAATCATTAGTTAAAGTAGATTTTTCTGCAAACGGAAAAAATTACAGAACAGTTAGACAAATTGATGCCAAAGGAACGTTAACTGCACAATTTTTAGAAAAAAATGGTGAAGACTTTATCCCTATTGCAGAAGGAGAAAGAAAACAATTTGGCGAATCCATGACAGAAGAAGTTGAAAAAGTATTAGGAATAAATTTTGAAAAATTAAAAATTGCTTCAATAGTTCAACAAGGAGAACTGAATTCAATCATAAAAGCAAAACCAAAGGAATTCAAAGAATTATTGAATACAATCATTGGAATTGATAGATTAGATGTAGCAGTGGAATCTATGAAAGAAGTTTTGAAAGAATTTAGGAAAGATATTCAAACAAAACATGGTTTTGATGATACACAAATTGAACTATTAGAAAATAGAATGAATGAATTTCAAAATGAAATAACTAATTCAAAACCAATGATGAAGAAGTTAGAAGAGGAAAAACAGGTTAGAGAAACAAAAATAATACAAATTGAACAAGAAGTTGAAAAAGATAGTGTTAAAGAGATTCAATTAAGAGAATTAGAGGATCAAAAAGAAGAATTAGTATCATACGCAAAAGAGACAATTAAAAAAATTCAAAGAGATGTAATGGAAGAAGAAAGAAAAGTTAACGAATGTAAGGGATGTTTTTCAATTGTTAGTAAGAGAGGAGAGATAGAAAGCAGATTATTCAAACTCGAGGAAGAATTACAAACAATTACAAAAGAATTAGTTGAATCTGAGAAAAAGAAAATTCGTTTTGAAGAACAAGGGGAGTTTGCAAATAGATTAGAGTTAAAAGATGGAAAATGTCCAGTATGTGATTCCAAGGTTGATCATTTGAATCCACTATTTCAAAAAGAGCATTTGGAAGAAGAAATTAAGACACTTGACAGAAAAATTTCACAAACAAAAGAAAAACAAGTAGAGTTAGAAGATTCAATTGAAAAAGTAAATGATGAACTAAGAGAGGCGGAAAATGCCGATATCAAATTAAAGACACATAACATTTCAACTGAGACAGAATTAGAGCAAATTGCTGCAACAATCAAAGAGAAAGTAAAAAAAATTAAAGATATACCAATTACAATTAACTCAGGTCAGCTTTTAGAAGCATCATCAATTGATGCACATGCAAAGATGAAATATGAAAAAATTTTACAAATTGAAAAGACTACTAGTGGATTTAATCAAGATGAGTTTCTTTTAAAGAAGAAAGATTTGATTCAAAATCGTGATAGATTACGTCAGATTGATCAAGAGTTTGGTGCAACATCTAACAGAATAGAAAATGCTGAACAACAACTCGAAAGGAATAGAATAATTTTAGATGAACTACACAATGTAAGAAAATATGTCATAGAATTAGAGAATATTCAAAAAAATGTTTACAGCATAGATGGGCCAGTAGCAAAGAGTCTACGTTCATGGGCATTAGATATAATTTCTGAAAAAGCATCAGAATATTTGGAGAGATTAAACACAAAGATTCAGAGAATTTCACTTTCCCAAAAAACACGAGATGTGAATATTACATGCTATGCTAGATCAACAATGTTAGAATTAGAATCACTTAGTGGAGGAGAGCAAGTAAGTATTGCTTTGTCATTAAGATTAGGAATGGCACATTTGTTAGGTGCCTCAAATCTGAATTTCATGATATTGGATGAACCTACCACACATCTTGATAGCGAACGAAGAAAAGCACTTGTAGGAGTATTGTCACAATTAGCAAGTATTAGAGGTGAAGAGGCTTCAATGCAATTTATTATAATATCTCATGACGCAGAAATTTTTGAAGATTCATCTGTAGAGAATATTTACAATTTTGAATCAGCAATTAATGGAACGCTAGTTAATCCACTTTAG
- a CDS encoding 50S ribosomal protein L15e: MTTNQDTVWYKMWKENSIVLRERAIVWRKEDAATRIERPSRLLRARRLGYKAKQGIVVIRMRVGTGGMRRQRPRGGRRPKHLGVTRIKQDDNMKTVANRRVLEKYPNMKLLGSYFLYKDGKHYWYEVILADPSHPSIVNDKELRKRVIKVAA; the protein is encoded by the coding sequence ATGACAACTAACCAAGACACTGTATGGTACAAAATGTGGAAGGAAAATTCTATCGTATTGCGAGAGCGTGCAATTGTTTGGAGAAAAGAAGACGCCGCTACACGTATTGAGCGACCTAGTAGACTTTTACGCGCAAGACGACTTGGTTACAAAGCAAAACAAGGAATCGTTGTAATTAGAATGCGAGTTGGAACTGGAGGAATGAGACGTCAAAGACCACGAGGTGGAAGACGTCCAAAACATCTGGGTGTAACTAGAATCAAACAAGACGATAATATGAAAACTGTAGCAAACAGACGTGTACTTGAGAAATATCCAAATATGAAACTTTTAGGTTCTTATTTTCTGTACAAAGACGGCAAACATTACTGGTATGAGGTAATATTAGCAGACCCATCACATCCAAGTATTGTAAATGACAAAGAATTAAGAAAAAGAGTAATCAAAGTCGCTGCATGA
- a CDS encoding D-2-hydroxyacid dehydrogenase — protein MSMNQSVLICDQVNPVLNEILEKNGLQITYEPEITPDQILEKIENFEVIIVRSRTKITKDMIEKANKCQIIARVGVGLDNIDQTTAKEKNIRVINAVEGAMNAVAELVLGLMLSLAREIPRADREVRNGNWIKKELMGTELRGKYLGIVGLGNIGKRLGRLARALNMNIIGYDVVPIDEEFSSEVGLMKADLGTLLASSDYVSLHVPLLDSTKHLINAEKMSTMKNTSRIINTSRGGVIDEEALYEFLKDGKLGGAALDVFEVEPATSNKLASLPNFISTPHMGAQTKEAQSLAANVIAEKIIQILRGVT, from the coding sequence ATGAGTATGAATCAATCTGTCCTGATATGTGATCAAGTAAATCCGGTCTTAAATGAAATTTTAGAGAAAAATGGATTACAAATTACATACGAGCCTGAAATTACTCCTGACCAAATTTTAGAAAAAATTGAAAATTTTGAAGTCATCATAGTTAGAAGTAGAACAAAAATTACCAAAGACATGATTGAAAAAGCAAACAAATGTCAAATTATAGCTAGAGTTGGTGTTGGTCTAGATAATATTGATCAAACAACTGCTAAAGAAAAAAACATTCGTGTAATTAATGCAGTTGAAGGTGCAATGAATGCTGTTGCAGAATTAGTTCTAGGTTTAATGTTATCCTTAGCAAGAGAAATTCCAAGAGCTGACAGGGAAGTAAGAAATGGAAATTGGATTAAAAAAGAATTGATGGGTACCGAGTTACGTGGAAAATATTTGGGAATTGTTGGATTAGGAAATATTGGAAAAAGACTTGGTCGTCTTGCCAGAGCATTAAACATGAATATTATTGGTTATGATGTAGTCCCAATTGATGAAGAATTTTCAAGTGAGGTTGGATTGATGAAAGCAGATCTCGGAACTCTACTTGCAAGTTCTGATTATGTCTCATTACATGTTCCATTATTGGACAGTACGAAACACTTGATTAATGCTGAAAAAATGAGCACAATGAAAAACACTTCTCGCATAATCAATACATCTCGTGGGGGTGTAATAGATGAGGAAGCATTATACGAATTTCTAAAGGATGGTAAACTGGGAGGGGCTGCATTGGATGTATTTGAGGTTGAACCTGCTACTTCAAACAAGCTGGCAAGCCTACCAAACTTCATTTCTACGCCTCATATGGGCGCTCAGACAAAAGAAGCTCAGTCTTTAGCTGCAAATGTTATAGCAGAAAAGATAATACAAATCCTTAGAGGCGTTACTTAG
- a CDS encoding DNA double-strand break repair nuclease NurA, producing MLNTVFKDAIINREKTLSILKGPEYEKIIQKAKENWIDYTPKKQEVVSAGIDSSFNSTKFQGAELWAVTAVSIKSDGEIIADLHDFGLDTNPVLASLASKMEIDACNMSIDNADLVLMDGSLYSQFMTRQASLTESMVNAMKKRNNVVFVSKTSNTRKQFEDLGAIAGDIFYYNHAARTPGFSKIFEDEKFGKDKIITSIFARLADSLPLIKVELFGTGYSNDDFKRVLNKIYKNSISGYPYSLKLAHNNCKISGKDLAKLASIHGLSNEIGSREVLG from the coding sequence ATGCTAAATACCGTATTCAAAGACGCAATAATTAACCGTGAAAAAACATTATCTATTCTAAAAGGTCCAGAATATGAAAAAATCATACAAAAAGCAAAAGAAAATTGGATTGACTATACGCCAAAAAAACAAGAAGTAGTTTCTGCAGGAATAGATAGTAGTTTTAACAGTACAAAATTTCAAGGTGCTGAACTTTGGGCTGTAACAGCAGTCTCAATAAAATCAGATGGAGAAATAATTGCGGACTTGCATGATTTTGGGTTGGATACAAACCCAGTACTTGCATCACTTGCAAGCAAAATGGAGATAGATGCATGTAACATGTCAATTGATAATGCAGACTTAGTTTTGATGGATGGTTCACTTTATTCACAATTTATGACAAGACAAGCATCATTAACAGAATCCATGGTTAATGCAATGAAAAAAAGAAACAATGTAGTATTTGTTTCAAAGACATCAAATACAAGAAAACAGTTTGAAGATTTAGGAGCTATTGCAGGAGACATTTTTTACTATAATCATGCTGCAAGAACTCCAGGATTTAGTAAAATATTTGAAGATGAAAAATTTGGTAAAGATAAAATCATTACATCAATTTTTGCAAGATTAGCTGATTCATTACCATTGATTAAAGTAGAATTATTTGGAACAGGTTATTCAAATGATGATTTCAAGCGAGTATTAAACAAGATTTACAAAAATAGTATTAGTGGATACCCATATTCTCTGAAACTTGCCCACAACAATTGTAAGATTTCAGGAAAAGATCTTGCAAAATTAGCTAGTATACATGGACTTTCAAATGAAATTGGTTCAAGGGAGGTATTAGGATGA
- a CDS encoding multicopper oxidase domain-containing protein, with protein MNRRYSTIMTVAAIAVMGGALFGSSFTAPLNAGSTMEVETSPLAKVAAMGGLELMMPEAYAAGPCSDLLDSGRPVVNFDLTGVSVDLPTMTGSTYSAMTFSEQVPGPTLRVTQGDVVHMTLTIPGDEVTQHGNDMHASQMSSKPYMGAVNIGETGEYCFIAEVPGVFKYHCSGVNIAAMDQHVLSGMYGITIVDPLDGYKRLMVEKTALQGGEVVKDKKFYDADALEFQLQYNQLYLTDAGTYDMGKMMSHSTSQTVVNGQAFGYVPNGIHNLLMFGDANKNIFLAQPWNSMDLKQYQSQLLFVPTDEHVRFFIENQGNEPVYWHIVGEILDRVTQANRVQAQGTETWLLGGSQNMIVDVVFDEPGIYAAVNHDYAAIYSGAATIFVAGLPLDPVNEAATSLGVVQGAVDAGSYAGVLGNPHDAVPPAGANTIAHPALNVHCLCTDDVANAAIENGALPLWEVIPAVIAAAQG; from the coding sequence ATGAATAGACGTTATAGTACTATCATGACCGTAGCTGCAATTGCAGTTATGGGCGGCGCACTATTCGGAAGTTCTTTCACTGCTCCTCTAAATGCAGGTTCAACAATGGAAGTAGAGACATCTCCACTTGCAAAAGTTGCTGCTATGGGCGGTTTAGAACTAATGATGCCTGAAGCATATGCAGCAGGCCCATGTTCAGACCTATTAGACTCAGGTCGACCTGTAGTAAACTTTGACCTTACTGGTGTAAGTGTCGATCTTCCAACAATGACTGGAAGTACCTACAGTGCAATGACTTTTAGTGAACAAGTCCCAGGACCAACACTAAGAGTTACACAAGGTGACGTTGTTCACATGACATTGACAATTCCAGGTGATGAGGTAACTCAACACGGAAATGACATGCATGCATCACAAATGTCATCAAAACCTTACATGGGTGCAGTAAACATCGGTGAAACTGGTGAATACTGCTTTATTGCTGAAGTTCCAGGTGTTTTCAAATATCACTGCTCTGGTGTTAACATTGCAGCAATGGACCAACACGTACTTTCTGGTATGTATGGTATCACCATTGTTGACCCACTCGATGGTTACAAAAGACTAATGGTGGAAAAAACAGCACTACAAGGCGGTGAAGTTGTAAAGGACAAAAAATTCTATGATGCTGATGCTCTAGAGTTCCAATTGCAATACAACCAGTTGTACTTAACTGACGCTGGTACTTACGACATGGGAAAGATGATGAGTCACTCAACATCTCAAACTGTTGTTAACGGACAAGCATTTGGTTATGTTCCAAACGGAATCCATAACTTACTCATGTTCGGCGATGCAAACAAGAACATCTTCTTAGCACAACCATGGAATTCTATGGACTTAAAACAATATCAATCACAACTACTCTTCGTACCAACTGATGAACACGTTAGATTCTTTATCGAGAATCAAGGTAACGAACCAGTCTATTGGCACATTGTCGGTGAAATCCTCGACAGAGTAACACAAGCAAACAGAGTTCAAGCACAAGGTACTGAAACATGGCTACTCGGTGGCTCACAAAATATGATTGTAGATGTCGTATTTGATGAACCAGGCATTTATGCAGCAGTAAACCATGATTATGCAGCTATCTATAGTGGTGCAGCAACAATCTTCGTTGCAGGTCTTCCATTAGACCCAGTAAATGAAGCAGCAACCTCCCTTGGCGTAGTTCAAGGTGCAGTAGATGCTGGTTCATATGCAGGTGTCTTAGGTAACCCACACGATGCAGTTCCTCCAGCAGGAGCAAACACAATTGCACACCCAGCATTGAACGTCCACTGTTTATGTACAGATGATGTTGCAAACGCAGCTATTGAAAACGGCGCTTTACCTCTATGGGAAGTAATCCCTGCAGTAATTGCTGCAGCACAAGGATAA
- a CDS encoding HEAT repeat domain-containing protein, producing MEVVPQSRIDLFAEMESHYEKEDTDYFVKLLDHDDYVVRCRATCILVDLGGEDKVQYIAKVLKDDPNELVRHEAAFSLGQMCFSSGIAPLEDATANDPSMFVRHEAAVALGVVGSTGEPEVLEKALNDPEESVRHSAVVALSNLEFMKTLCKSEKFGKLTGG from the coding sequence ATGGAAGTAGTACCACAATCTAGAATTGATCTATTTGCAGAAATGGAATCTCATTATGAAAAAGAAGATACCGATTATTTTGTGAAATTATTAGATCATGATGATTATGTTGTAAGATGCAGAGCAACTTGCATTCTTGTAGATTTAGGTGGTGAGGATAAGGTCCAATATATTGCCAAAGTTCTCAAAGATGACCCTAATGAACTAGTTAGACATGAAGCCGCATTTTCACTTGGTCAGATGTGCTTTAGTAGTGGAATTGCACCACTTGAAGATGCTACTGCAAATGATCCTAGCATGTTTGTTAGACATGAAGCAGCAGTAGCACTAGGAGTTGTTGGTTCTACAGGTGAACCTGAGGTTTTAGAAAAAGCACTAAATGATCCTGAAGAGTCTGTAAGACATTCTGCAGTAGTTGCATTATCTAACTTGGAATTTATGAAAACTTTGTGCAAAAGTGAAAAGTTTGGTAAATTAACTGGCGGCTAA
- a CDS encoding ATP-binding protein, with protein MSLGFVVGESKPNVVTIQSSRALPIGEYVIIEVEEGKIVGLVETSFVTSAALSDVRNYDEAEESIELAELNKRDKSYTGKILILGFLEMLRKGKAILPAIPPLPGTKVIKATKTDLGEIFAPEKNEWLKIGNLLRNQDIDSKINLNKIVSRHLGILAMTGMGKSNLVSLLASKIAALSGTVIIFDYHNDYADLDIPKINVIDAKINPRLLDAETLSEVLEIREGADIQQRILRKAFTPEVKESANFWEALDQQVQYIGSDPERKEERHSADRVQDKIDDARNRFADILDPDMVYPVGLIKEGRLNILNVSEFSDKQANVALGYYLQELLNDRKAASNAKSAKSKSKKNYMFNSPIFVIIEEAHVFIPKGEDARAKYWATKIAREGRKFGLGLCVVSQRPRNIEPSILSQMGSLAVMKMVQEDDQHQIASASESISRDLIAQLTSLNVGDAVLVGQWVNLPAIIHIDEMKGKIIGSDQNAVDQWTIAKKFENENKAQAQGTVQKDLLLD; from the coding sequence ATGAGTTTAGGATTTGTTGTAGGAGAATCAAAGCCAAATGTAGTAACAATTCAGTCATCAAGAGCACTTCCAATAGGAGAATATGTCATAATCGAGGTAGAGGAAGGAAAAATTGTAGGATTAGTAGAAACATCATTTGTCACAAGTGCAGCATTGTCAGATGTAAGAAATTATGATGAGGCAGAAGAGAGTATAGAACTTGCAGAATTAAACAAACGTGATAAGAGCTATACTGGGAAAATTTTGATTTTAGGATTCTTAGAGATGTTACGAAAAGGAAAAGCAATACTTCCTGCAATTCCACCATTACCAGGTACCAAGGTAATCAAAGCAACAAAAACAGATTTAGGAGAAATTTTTGCGCCTGAGAAAAACGAATGGCTAAAAATTGGAAACCTCTTAAGAAATCAAGACATTGACTCGAAGATTAATCTTAACAAAATTGTTTCGAGACATCTAGGAATTTTAGCAATGACTGGAATGGGAAAAAGTAACCTTGTTTCACTACTTGCATCAAAAATTGCAGCATTGAGCGGAACAGTAATTATTTTTGATTATCATAATGACTATGCAGATTTAGACATACCAAAAATTAATGTGATTGATGCAAAAATCAATCCGAGATTATTGGATGCTGAGACATTATCAGAAGTTTTAGAGATTAGAGAAGGTGCAGACATTCAACAAAGAATTTTACGAAAAGCATTCACGCCAGAAGTAAAAGAATCTGCTAATTTTTGGGAGGCACTTGATCAACAAGTCCAGTATATTGGAAGTGATCCAGAAAGAAAAGAAGAAAGACATTCAGCAGATAGAGTTCAAGATAAAATTGATGATGCACGAAATAGATTTGCAGATATTTTAGATCCTGATATGGTATATCCTGTAGGATTAATCAAAGAAGGAAGATTAAACATTCTAAATGTTTCAGAATTTAGTGACAAGCAAGCAAATGTTGCGCTAGGTTACTATCTTCAAGAATTACTTAATGATAGAAAAGCCGCAAGTAATGCAAAAAGTGCAAAAAGTAAATCAAAGAAAAATTATATGTTCAACAGTCCAATCTTTGTGATTATTGAGGAGGCTCATGTTTTCATTCCTAAAGGAGAAGATGCCAGAGCAAAATATTGGGCAACGAAAATTGCTAGAGAAGGTCGTAAGTTTGGATTAGGATTGTGCGTAGTTTCACAAAGACCACGAAATATTGAGCCTAGTATTCTCAGTCAAATGGGCTCTTTAGCTGTAATGAAAATGGTTCAAGAAGATGACCAACATCAAATTGCATCTGCATCTGAATCAATTAGTAGAGATTTGATTGCTCAATTAACATCGTTAAATGTTGGTGATGCCGTATTGGTAGGTCAATGGGTCAACTTACCAGCAATAATTCACATTGATGAAATGAAAGGTAAGATAATCGGTTCAGACCAAAATGCAGTAGACCAATGGACTATTGCAAAAAAGTTTGAAAATGAAAATAAGGCACAAGCTCAAGGAACAGTACAAAAAGACTTGTTATTAGATTAA